The Dreissena polymorpha isolate Duluth1 chromosome 2, UMN_Dpol_1.0, whole genome shotgun sequence nucleotide sequence ACGACTTAACAATAGATTTGGCACCGCAGGAAAACATCAATATATGTGGTTAACAAAATTCGAGGAACGCAGGCGTGTGAAGGACGAGAGCATTTCGTCGCTAGCACATGATATACGTCAGCTCGCACAAAAAGCATACAGTGAATTTGATCACCGCTCACAAGAGCAGTTAGCGTTACACCAACTGTACAAGCTGATCCCCAATGACATGAAATGCAGATGCATTGACCGTAACTGCACTAACATAATTGAGGCCGTAGCCGTCATTGAGCGCTACGAGTCCATCCTCGGAACGTCAACAACTAATATTAGGGCATGCAATGTTGACACTAGTGTCGAATCGGCGTTAAAACAAATAACCGATAGACTTAGCAACCTCGAGTCCCGCAACTCTCCACAATCAGTACCAAAGAAGTGTTATGGGTGCAATTCTACTGAACACTTCTGGAAATCGTGCCCACAAAACATGAATCACACAAGACGCCAAAGCCCACATTTTAGACACCCATCTGGTCGACCACAGCCGCAGTCTAGACCACAGAACAATCATATGAACATGTCATATAACACCAACCGATCGCACTACGGGGGTCCATATCCGCATGTTCATCAACACGGACGGCAACAGAATGCCCAACCGCCACAAGAATACGTGAATGAGCGACTGCTACATGCAAATCGTTCGCGCAATGAAGACCGACAAGACTCCAACGTCCCGAGCACCAACACCATTGATACCCACACTTACACAAGGAATGCCACTCCCAACGACCAGGAAAACTAGTTGCCGTCGGCTCCACGGGCCAGGAGTCGACGAAGTCATTTCGACGGCCTAAAGATAATATTCCTTCCGATGATGTGCACACTGCAAGATCGGGATCTCAATTCAACAAACTTGACAACGGATTTTACCTGACGACTCATGTTGGGTCGGTGGAAATCAACCTTTTAATAGATTGTGGTGCTACAACTTCTCTCTTGTCTGAGAAAAGCTTAAAGAAATTTGATCCTAAGAACATTTTTCACGTCCGTCCCCAATTAAACGTGTTTAAGACAGTAAACGGTGAGGCCATGAGAGTTGTTGGAAATGTTGATCTATTAGTTCCTATAGGAAACGAGTGTTTTGATGTGTCATTTGTGGTCTGTGACATAGAGGCTGATGGGATATTAGGTCAAGATTTTCTGAGGGCTAATGTTGATAGCATCAACTACAAACGTTCATGTCTCATGATGGGTGGTGATGTAGTACCATTGTGGACTGGTGGTCAGGCTTTGCATATCTGTAGAGTGGAATTACAGCAAACAGTTGAGATTCCTGCGAACAGCACGATGATGGTTCCTGTTAAAATTCCACAAAAAGAGCATTTATCCGAGCTTGGTTTGGTTGAACCATCTTTTCATTTGATGGCTACAAAAGAGATAAGCTTGATGGGTGGTGTTGTGAGCATCTCTTCTGATCCAGTAATGACTGTACTTAACTATGGCAATTCATCTGTCAGactgtataaaaatacaaacctgggGACATGTGAGTCTTATTTTGAACCTCCTATGCAGCCTATTGAGAGGGTTGCCTGTGTCCAAGAACAACATAATGAAGAATTTTTGCCAGACCATCTTGTTGACCTCTATGAGAGGAGCTCTCAGCACTTAAATGATCAGGAAAAATCCGAATTTGTTGATCTTCTGTGTAAATATCAAAACGTATTTTCTCAGTCATCAGAGGATATTGGCCTCACTAATCTGGTCAAGCATAGAATTAACACAGGTGATGCCGTCCCAATCAGACAACCACCTAGGCGTCTTCCTTTTGGCAAGAGGGCCATAGAAAAACAAGAAATTGAGACAATGCTTGACAGAGGCGTCATTGAACAATCCTCTAGCCCATGGGCATCGCCTATCGTATTGGTCACAAAAAAAGATGGCAGTTGTAGGTTCTGTGTTGACTATCGCAAACTCAATGAAGTCACCATAAAGGATGCCTATCCTCTACCTCGTGTTGACGACTGCATTGATGCCCTCTCTGGTTCTCGTTTCTTCTCCTCATTAGATCTTAACTCAGGATATTGGCAGGTGGCTATGGATGAGAAAGATAAAGAGAAAACTGCTTTCACAACCACAATGGGATTGTATCAATTTACATTAATGTCGTTTGGTCTGGTAAATGCCCCGGCTACTTTTGAGCGCCTCATGGAAAATGTTCTGAGGGGTTTGCAATGGGTTGAATGCTTATTGTATATGGACGATATCATTGTCCCATCCAAGTCAGTCCATCAGGGCCTTGAGCGACTGGAAAAAATCTTTCAACGGCTCAAAAATGCAGGCTTGAAATGTAAACCCTCAAAATGTATCTTTTTTCAGAAGCAAGTTAAATTTCTTGGGCACTTAGTTTCGGAAGAAGGTGTTGCCACCGATCCAGCAAAGATATCAGCTGTGAGAGATTGGTCAACTCCAAGAAATGTCAAGGAGGTCAAATCTTTTCTTGGACTATGCTCATACTACCGTCGATTTGTGTCTGGTTTTGCACAAATTGCAAGGCCCCTGCATAAAATATCTGACAAGGGTACTGCTTTTCATTGGACTGAGGAATGCGAGCGTGCTTTTCAGCACCTCAAAACCTCACTGACGACATCACCCATTCTCGGATATCCAGTCCATGACGCCCCGTTTGTCCTCGACACTGACGCAAGCGACTTTGCAACGGGTGCTGTCTTGTCACAACTACAAAATGACAAGGAGGTTGTGATTGCCTATCACAGCAAAAGCCTCAACATACATGAGCAACAGTACTGTGTGACTCGAAAAGAACTTCTCGCTGTATTAAACGCCTTCAACGCCTTTCATCATTTTCTCTATGGGCAGTCTGTTCTTGTAAGGACTGACAATGCAGCTGTGTCTTGGATGCGCAACCTAAAACAGCCAACAGGTCAGGTCGCCAGATGGTTACAGATCTTGGGAACATACGATTTCACTGTTGTACATCGGCCCAGGACACAACATAGGAATGCAGATGCCTTGTCACGAGCTCCATGCAGTAGGTGTGCCAAACAACAAGGGATCACGGAGACTTTCACACATGAAAACTTGATAAATGACGACACTCCACGTGGAGAAGAAACATCTCCAGTGGTTAACACTGACACTGTGCGAATGATCACAAGAAGTCAGAATGATCCATTGATTGTCTTCAAACAGACATCCTACCCAGTTCAACAGTGGTCCTTTGGTGATATCAATTCACAACAAAAGTTAGATCCTTCGCTGCTCTTCATAATACAGTCACTAGAAAGGTCATCTATCCGCCCTTCTTGGCAACAAATCTCAACTCAGAGTGAGTGTGTCAAAAGTCTCTGGCGAATGTGGGACCGGCTTTCTATCACTGATGGATGTCTAATGCGTTCTTGGTTTGAGAAGAACAAATCTTCACGCCAGGTCATTGTACCTGCAATAAGGCGCCAGGAGTTGATGAGGTACATGCACGACATTCCTTCCTCAGCACATTTGGGTACTGACAAGATGCTTGATAAACTCCGCCAGACTTTTTATTGGCCTGGTATGACTACCGATGTGGAAAAATATTGCAGTCAATGTCACAGCTGTGGCGCCCGAAAACCACCTAAGCCAAAGAAGGCTCCACTTGGTTCTCAGCCTGTCCTCGCCCCTCTAGAAAGAGTCGCTCTTGACATTCTAGGTCCTCTGCCTCGCAGCGAAAAAGGCAACACGTATGTTCTAGTGATCTCTGATTTGTTCACTCATTGGACAGAGGCCATAGCCATCCCGGACCAGCTTGCTGAAACAGTAGCAAAAACGTTTGTGAATAATTATGTCAGCAGATTTGGTGTCCCATTACAAATTCACACAGACAGAGGCACAAACTTTGTGTCCAAATTATTTACAGAAATGTGCAAGTTACTTCAAATGCATCACACTTTTTCAACTCCTATGCATCCACAGTCAAATGCGTCAGTGGAAAGATTCAATCGCACACTAGGGACCATGCTTAGCATGTATTGTCAAACAAATCAAAAACTATGGGATGAGTATTTGCCTCAAGTTATGATGGCTTACAGATCAAGTACCCATAAAACAACTGGTCAAACCCCAAACAAAATGGTTTATGGAAGGGATGTCGTATTACCTGTTCAGGCATTCATCGGTCTTCCACCGCAAGACTCGGGCAACACTGACTTGGAGGCCACAGATGACTACGTGAAAGAGCTTCGTGAGCAGCTTGAAGAAATCCACTCGCTTGCTCGGGTCAGCCTGAAACAGAAACAAGAGTATCGGAAACGCCATTATGACCTTACAGCCAAGAGTAGAGCTTTCAAAACAGGTGATGCTGTATGGGTTCATGACACCTCTCGGAAACCTGGAGTCTGTACTAAACTGGGAGCTAATTGGAAGGGCCCATACATGATAGTCAAAAGGATAGATGACCTCGTTTATCTAATCAAGTCTTCTGCCAGCGGACCAATTAAGTCAATTCACATTGACCGTCTAACGGCATACAAGTGCACAAACCTACCAAGTTGGTTAATTGACCAAAGAAAAACACAATAGATGTTCATATGACAACcaagaattattataatattatttattagcaCAATCAGGCCTCTTTAACagttttaaaccacaatattttttttttaatccataatCCATGTTTACAAATGACTGATGTTCATCATAGATGCATACAACATATCCTTATATCCAGGAACTCTTTAAAGTTGTTAGAGATGAGTCGATCTAAACTCTAAtgtattttcattgaatattGTGTGTTGTTGATTCCTGTAGGAGAATAATTTTTTATGCTTGTGTAAAGTTACCTGATAGTCCGGACGACAATTCAGTGGCCTGATCAACCACAGGAGATTTGTCTTAAGTTTTGTACGAGGCTTTTCATTTTTGCAATGAGATTGCGTAGACGTGAGGTCCGCAATGCGTTTTATTTCCTGGAATCAACAATAGatagaaaacaatgttaatacaagaTCTAGGGTTTaagaacagatttttttttattataaggaaAGAGTCCTCTGGATGGATACAATAAAGCTAGGAAAGCTTTTAAAACAGGGATAGTTGTACATAACAGCATTCATATTTAATGGCGATGgattcagttgtttttgtttaatacaaacaatttaggATTAAAATTTGGTAgtctattatttacatataaatatataacaatgttatgtTGGTATCATATATCACACTACAGGCAACACCATATTAGAAACCTTGAATGTTTTGTATATTGCAGGCAAGACCATCCACAAATGTAGTTACTGCTACGAAATATTTACTTGTCACCGGGATGTGGTGCACCACACCATCAAAGCCCACCAGTCCTGCGAATTGCTGTGTCCATGGTGCATTAAGGCTGAGCATCTCTTCCGTTATCCCGCGGATCTCAGCAGGCATACCCAACATCAGCATCTTGAAGTCTACCACTCCTTGCCCCCACGAACCCTGACAGCAGCCAACTGTTTCTACTTCTCCAAGGTGCCAGCACAGTACATGGAACTTTTTGTTGCTGTGTCTGTATTCACGTCCCTAGAAGCCCAGTTCGCCATGAAGAGTGTTGCCCAGTGGTGCACTGGTCGCACCCCTGGGGCCTCACATTGGATGACAGGTTGGCAGCTTGCCAAGTCCACCTCCACCAATCCCCAgatttcatcatcatcagtgaTCGCCTCTTCATCTCAGAAAACCACTGACCACTCCAAGACTCCTTCGTCCACCACTTTACCACTGTCCTTCCCCCTCATCTTGAAATCTATCGACATTTCGAATGGGGCCGTCAAGATTTTCGTTTCATCGGAAACCCACCTCTATCAGGTCAGGCTGCTTCAGCAGGCTCGTAGTAGACCCGAGGTGATAGGGAGAATTGTGACCCTCTCCGCTACAACCGTAGAAATGTTTATCGCCCCACCTGCTGCAAAGTTTGAATTGTGTCCTGATGACGAAGCACGGAAACACATCTCCAAACTGCTTGCCATCAACGCAAATGATCTAACCACAGTCCGTCAGATGCCCTACACATTGAAGAGGTCCCTCCCAATCCATACAACCCACATAGCCAAGAAGATTTGTGCCAGTCCACTGCCGCCTTCTCACCCACCTACACATCCATCGAAGACCCCATCCATCACCCCTATTCCGCAACCTGTCTCACCTGTTTCAGATCGTAGTcaatcatcaacatcatccttGCATGATCTGAAAACACCATCACCTTGTTCTCTAGGATCTCCTTCACCAATCGACCTTGAGAATACTACCCCTTCAACAAATGTCCATGCAGCCTCCAGCACTCACACAACTACAACAGACTCCAGTACAACTGCTGCTGCGACCATTCCCCAAGTATCTCCGTTGTTTTACAGACCACCTCCAGACTGCAGTACTCCCTTACTCTACGTCCCATCATCATGTGCAACGCCAAGTTATCATCCTACAACGATGACATCCTTCAGGCCCGTACAAGCAAGAGTCCGCTTCGCACCACCAACTGTTCCTTCCTCTCCTTCAGCCCCCATCTACATCCCCACTCCTAAAAATAACGACCTGCAACAAATGGCTCGAAGCCTCTTGTCTACTGGAAATATGCCAGTCCTCCCTCCAGCACCCAGAGAATGGAGTCTGGTCCCTGATGAAAGCATTCATCTGACCCCCTGTCTATCGTGGCCACCAAAGAATTGGACATCATTTTCACCAGAAGAAAAGGGTGTCCTCACTGAGTATGCTGCTGGTGCGCTGGAAATGGCAAGCGGAATTCACCCGATCCAGCGCCAAGTCCTTTTGTATAAATACAGCTATCTTTCACTGACTGGAGCCATGATTCCTCCAAACAAGGACACACAAATGATTTTCTTCAACTTCAAAACAGTTCGGGACATTGCTCTTGGGATAAGTACCTTCCCAAAGGAATTCCAGAAGCAGTTTCTTGAATGTCTTCAACCTTTAAGTCCTGTGGACATGGTGAAGTTTGCTGCCGTCCCATTGAGGCTAACGTCTGAATAAAACCATTatgttaccttgctgccctgattccgatgtcctgttaccttgctgccctgattccgatgtcctgctaccttgctgccctgattccgatgtcctgttaccttgctgccctgattttgATGTCCTGttgccttgctgccctgattccgatgtcctgctaccttgctgccctgattccgatgtcctgttaccttgctgccctgattttgATGTCCTGttgccttgctgccctgattccgatgtcctgttaccttgctgccctgattccgatgtcctgttaccttgctgccctgattttgatgtcctgctaccttgctgccctgattccgatgtcctgttgCCTTGCTGCCCTGACAGTTAACCGACGCCCTGCCAAAGACCCTGATGCCCTGTTGCTGTCCTGATGCTCTGTTCCTGCCTTCTGACGTTTCGTTCCAATCCTGCCTGTGATCTCTGATGCCATGTGCCAGTTTGCTGATGTCTCGCGAACTGACATTTcaaaattgattaattatttgCATAGACATTATTGTGTGTGAGTTTAAAGTATGAGCTCATACTATATTGTAATTATGgtaattgattaaatgtttatgtgtaattaagtgttttaaaataatattttgagatattctgttttcaataaataacttttattgactttttttttttgttaaagaacGTAACCTTTAATTgggtaaaacaaatacatttacgtGATACTAGTTCTTGCATAATTGTTCTTGAGTCTGCAAACTAGGGTGAGCTTCATAAACTGTGTCTGAAATCAAAGCACTGAGAAGACTTGATTGTACCTGAAACAGAAATGTAGTGTTATTTATGCATTGttattaatgtgttaattgttcagtaattgttattctttcatttcaaatttgtatatatctGTAAGTTTAAATTTTTACTTCAAACTTCAGGAGAAGTTTATGTCTTTAAGGTGGGGGAAGTGTAATACCctgtatccgaatactatacacgtccgaaatatgtacacttaagaatgccttacctgtttaactttaataatccaaattttccttgttgttatctggtttaacaaccattatcaaatgtttgttaaatccagttaatgctttctccattattgaatatccattacttgtaatttgaatcgccagcattgaatcgaacgcgggttaaatgttccaaaatgtccgccatttgcaatgtcgaaggttatGACATAGCAAGTTAATTCTACGCGAATAAGTTATATCTTATCGAAGAAATGTGTTTtcccaatgtttatgtgtagtattatgacctgttaactgttttattgttacaatgttacttatacagttagtagtcctgtcagatattaatgctggtggggaactatttcaagtattttcgcgcaatgctttcgcattgctttcactatgtgttagatgaaatattattattatgattgagaaatgtaatgaaagcattgtatagttatgcataatattttctgagctttttattgatgtaatgctttcttgttagacttgcaatgctgttaatgcaaatgttgttaatgttgcttaaaccgttttacatagttaaatactttcatgaaagTCTGGCTCTGATTGGTCGCCAGCAACGCCCAGCCTCAGCAACTGCTTATAAATAGAGCTGTTGTTGATGATGAAGTCAGTCGTAACTCACTAGTCAGTAGTGACTTGACCCAGAATAGTCGCTCATTACTTAACAACCCATTTAAGATGTCAAAAGCCAACAAAGGTAAACACTAACATATACGACTCACTTACCTACGTTTAATCTACATCTGTACGTCATAGTTCTGACTAGTTCTAACTGACATTTTGCATCTGCATTAAATACTATTTAGAATAACTATAAAGAGTGACGACTGATTTCATCGCTTTATTTAATCTGAACTGCTGTTCAAAtagttaatatcatacttgttgtttaattaaccactcatagtactgtttatatggcaaacgttaagcttctgccctaataaataaatagttacagaaaccatcctgacttctttttaatgcgtttgagttctgaataaataaaatgcaacatcatcGATACCGCTCGGCTTACACCATGTTGAATCATGATTCAATTGTAGCTAAACGTGCACCTGGACACAGACACAGCAGTGGTGCTGGGACATGGAAATGTAGCCTTGGATGTTGCAAGGATTCTTCTGACACCAGTGGATTTACTGGCTGTAAGGGACTGTTTTATAAGCTTACCAGAGCTTTCTTTTTTGATGGTGAgattttttgtcccctaccggtttcaccggaggggacttatggtttgcgctctgtctgtcagtctgtctgtcagtctgtctgtctgtctgtctgtctgtctgtctgtctgtctgtctgtctgtctgtctgtctgtctgtctgtctgtctgtctgtctgtctgtctgtctgtctgtccatcacacttttctggatcctgcgataactttcaaagttcttcatattttttcacgaaacttgacacatggatagatggcaatatggacattattcatgttatttcattttgttcctacgtcaagaattatggttgccatggcaacaaatagactagaaatactgctgaaaatggtggttttctggatcctgcgataactttaaaagttcttcatattttttcatgaaacttgaaacatggatagatggcaatatggacattatgcacatcatttcattttgttcctacgtcaaaaattctggttgctatggcaacaaataaacaaaataattctgacaatagtggaatttctgacaatggtggagccggtaggggtcatatattgcttggcaatagtcttattTTAGCACACTTTTTCCATCGTACTTTTCatcatttaccttgtgaacactcaagaggccaaaTGTTTTGCCCAAATTGCATGAAGGTTattcagaatatttgtcccaatggtaTCTTGGCAGAGTTtgtgggatcaaaaactaggtcacatggtcaaagtaAGAAAAGCCTTTGAACCCTCTATTCATCACCTTTTTTGCTGTTTCATGCGGCAACTTGCTCTGAACATTTAATCCTATGACATATCAGCCAAGTATAAAAGTGGTTCAGGTCCATTGAACAACATGGCTCTAAGAAGATGGGgcagtttttataattttgtgatagtaaaaccttgtgaacccGATATAAGTCATGTTTTTTCCCTCATTAAAATTGCTCAGAACAATTCTTTTAATATCTTGGCCTATTGGCcatgttaaaaaatgttactggaaaGTTGAAAAGAAGTGGAGCAGTTTTTCTTATACGGCGATAGTGAAATCATTTAAAGACTACAAGctttttttttgacagattgtcatgaaacttgcaaagaaatttgttctaatgatatctcatcTGAGGTGGAAAGCGGGTCtggtctgtttaaaaacatggcaaccaaggggctgggcagttttcctgcTATGGTTGTAAGGAAACCTTGTTAGCAATTTAGTAACATTGTTTGCCCAATTGTCATGAAAGTGGGGAAGTTTTACTTGTATGTATATGCTGAGGCATTATGAACACTCTTGATGTTGCATTTTTAACTCATTTGTTTCTGgacattgttttaatgaaatgttgGTTCCAGAAACATCATAAAAGCTGATAACAATGTAGTTCCTTTGGCTCCCAGGAGAGCAACCTAGGGACTATGTTGGACTTGTATGTTATATATACATTCAATAGCTTCCTATGGATTGTATACCCTGTATGAAGACGGTTGGTAATAGAAGTCGCACAGTAGTAGAAGTTGTACAGTGATAGAAGTTGCATAGTGATAGAAGTTGCACAGTGCATCCATGCATCTGTCTTGGTATATGGATGTGCGTTTGAAAGTTCttgtctcagccataactttgtctTATATTGATGttcgttttaaataacttggcataGATGTAAACCATCCAAAGAGGACATATGTCGTGTGTAGACCTGTCACCATACCTCAAAGATAAATGTATATTtacaggtcagaggtcaatttTGACTTTTTAACAGCTTTACAAAATTCATGTCTCAGTTATGACTCTGCCATATATTGATTGATTAAAAACAACTTTGCACAAAGGTTAATCATCATAAGACAACATGTCGCATGTAGATACCGTCTCCTTTAATCATAGGTCAAAGTCATTCTTAGAAGTCAATGGtccaattttaaaacaagaacTATGTAGGGGTATCTTTGTCCTATGTTCTCATGTCTTTTCTTCAAATGTATAAcacaaaaaaaacttaatatgTGACAACAAAAAGAATATCAAATTATGACCTTTCTCGAGTCAGAAAACAGATATAACACAACACAGCCTGGAGGTGTTGCGAGGCAGTCGTGTACGTCGTGTGGTGTTGGTGGGCAGACGTGGTCCCCTGCAGGTGGCGTTTACCATCAAGGAGCTCCGGGAGATGACTAAGTTGCCCGGGACACGGCCACTACTCCACCATGCAGACTATGATGGACTGCAAAAAGTGCTCGATGGTACAGGGATGTTTGATGTTTGATCTCTATGATGTAAcaggtttttatgtcccccactatagtacagtgggggacatattgtttttgccctgtctgtctgttggtctgttggtctgttggtctgtct carries:
- the LOC127866136 gene encoding uncharacterized protein LOC127866136, whose product is MSKANKGKTIHKCSYCYEIFTCHRDVVHHTIKAHQSCELLCPWCIKAEHLFRYPADLSRHTQHQHLEVYHSLPPRTLTAANCFYFSKVPAQYMELFVAVSVFTSLEAQFAMKSVAQWCTGRTPGASHWMTGWQLAKSTSTNPQISSSSVIASSSQKTTDHSKTPSSTTLPLSFPLILKSIDISNGAVKIFVSSETHLYQVRLLQQARSRPEVIGRIVTLSATTVEMFIAPPAAKFELCPDDEARKHISKLLAINANDLTTVRQMPYTLKRSLPIHTTHIAKKICASPLPPSHPPTHPSKTPSITPIPQPVSPVSDRSQSSTSSLHDLKTPSPCSLGSPSPIDLENTTPSTNVHAASSTHTTTTDSSTTAAATIPQVSPLFYRPPPDCSTPLLYVPSSCATPSYHPTTMTSFRPVQARVRFAPPTVPSSPSAPIYIPTPKNNDLQQMARSLLSTGNMPVLPPAPREWSLVPDESIHLTPCLSWPPKNWTSFSPEEKGVLTEYAAGALEMASGIHPIQRQVLLYKYSYLSLTGAMIPPNKDTQMIFFNFKTVRDIALGISTFPKEFQKQFLECLQPLSPVDMVKFAAVPLRLTSE